The proteins below are encoded in one region of Amycolatopsis acidiphila:
- a CDS encoding prepilin peptidase, whose amino-acid sequence MQLTTSSWWWTAGAASVGLVLGAAASGLTRRFLRGERALAGSWWLGAVLTAAVLGLLGWRVGARGELAVYGFVAVLAVPLAVIDWREHRLPRALMWPQLAGVLVGFGVLCLARHDPAPGVRALAALAAAGVLFLVLAVATGGGVGAGDVSAAAVVGLVTGWSGWPQVAGALLAASVLALVAVAVPGARQRADNGATVVPFGPCLLAGALVMVLVSG is encoded by the coding sequence GTGCAGCTGACAACCAGCAGCTGGTGGTGGACCGCTGGCGCCGCCTCGGTCGGGCTGGTGCTCGGCGCGGCGGCCAGCGGGCTCACCCGGCGGTTCCTGCGAGGCGAGCGGGCGCTGGCCGGGTCGTGGTGGCTCGGCGCCGTGCTCACCGCCGCTGTCCTGGGGTTGCTGGGCTGGCGCGTCGGAGCCCGCGGCGAACTCGCCGTCTACGGGTTCGTGGCCGTGCTGGCGGTCCCCTTGGCGGTGATCGATTGGCGCGAGCATCGGCTGCCCCGGGCGTTGATGTGGCCGCAGCTGGCCGGCGTCCTGGTGGGATTCGGGGTGCTGTGCCTGGCACGCCACGACCCCGCGCCGGGTGTTCGGGCGCTCGCCGCGCTGGCGGCGGCGGGCGTGCTGTTCCTGGTCCTGGCTGTGGCCACGGGCGGGGGTGTCGGCGCCGGGGACGTCAGCGCCGCTGCCGTGGTCGGGCTGGTGACCGGGTGGAGCGGATGGCCCCAGGTCGCCGGGGCGCTGCTGGCGGCCTCGGTGCTCGCCCTGGTTGCGGTCGCCGTGCCCGGCGCCCGCCAGCGTGCCGACAACGGCGCCACGGTGGTGCCGTTCGGTCCGTGCCTTCTGGCCGGTGCGCTGGTCATGGTTCTGGTCAGCGGATAG
- a CDS encoding SAF domain-containing protein, with amino-acid sequence MTSTDTPARGHNATGEPRPVSWLDRSGSPATSAPRRGRRRRLPHLVTGVLLVVLCVGGAVWWTTSTQDRTPMLALAKPVALGHVLTPADLRSIDVSAAPGVALIPADQAASVVGRPMATSLGPGALLTPDAVGGAAIPAAGRAVVAVGVKPGQFPPELAAGTPVTVVVTAATAAGTSTTTAQGQGPGTSWRATVVGVSPAGTDQTSVVSLDLDTGSASQLAQVPAGQLALVMQPAGGGR; translated from the coding sequence GTGACCAGCACCGACACTCCCGCACGCGGCCACAACGCGACCGGTGAACCCCGGCCGGTGTCGTGGCTGGACCGTTCCGGCTCTCCCGCGACGTCAGCTCCGCGCCGCGGTCGCCGCAGGCGGCTGCCGCACCTGGTGACCGGGGTGCTCCTGGTCGTGCTGTGTGTCGGGGGCGCGGTGTGGTGGACCACCAGCACCCAGGACCGGACGCCGATGCTGGCGCTGGCGAAACCGGTCGCGCTCGGGCACGTGCTGACGCCCGCGGACCTGCGCAGCATCGACGTGTCCGCCGCACCGGGCGTGGCACTGATTCCGGCGGACCAAGCGGCCAGCGTGGTGGGGCGGCCGATGGCGACCAGCCTCGGGCCTGGAGCGCTGCTGACCCCGGACGCGGTGGGCGGTGCCGCGATCCCGGCGGCGGGCCGGGCCGTGGTCGCGGTCGGCGTGAAGCCCGGGCAGTTCCCGCCCGAACTCGCCGCCGGAACCCCGGTGACCGTCGTCGTCACCGCCGCCACCGCGGCGGGAACCTCGACCACCACCGCGCAAGGCCAAGGCCCGGGTACGTCCTGGCGGGCCACCGTCGTCGGCGTGTCCCCGGCGGGCACGGACCAGACGAGCGTGGTGTCGCTGGACCTCGACACCGGGAGCGCGTCGCAGCTGGCGCAGGTCCCGGCCGGTCAGCTCGCACTGGTGATGCAACCCGCGGGCGGTGGCCGCTGA
- a CDS encoding P-loop NTPase family protein: MLIALCSVKGSPGVTTLAVALAVKWPQTENTRRLVAEVDPAGGDLAMRFGLPASPGLVSLAAAARRTRDPAVVWEHTQALPSGARVLLAPPGGAHARAALSTLATAPDGPLLPTVAREPGVVVLADCGRVDPGSPAEAIARRADALVLVTGTQGDDLAHTAARLGELARWTPRPGLLLTGDGYPTADVERELGVPAIGRIPHDPAAAATLTGHRPPPARRRGNGGLAHQAAALARTLAGPAAPAAPPSANAPGAVPGVPAQQVRHQPGGGVITPPGPAPHPPRLVPTPPQVSDPHRNGHQPSTAGKEPPA, encoded by the coding sequence ATGCTCATCGCGTTGTGTTCGGTGAAGGGCTCGCCGGGAGTGACCACCCTGGCCGTGGCCCTGGCCGTGAAGTGGCCGCAGACGGAGAACACCCGCCGTCTGGTCGCCGAGGTCGACCCGGCCGGCGGCGATCTGGCGATGCGCTTCGGCCTGCCCGCGAGCCCGGGGCTGGTCAGCCTCGCCGCCGCCGCGCGCCGCACCCGCGACCCCGCGGTGGTGTGGGAGCACACCCAGGCCCTGCCCAGCGGCGCCCGCGTGCTGCTGGCCCCGCCCGGCGGCGCGCACGCCCGCGCCGCGCTGTCCACCCTGGCCACCGCCCCGGACGGGCCGCTGCTGCCCACCGTCGCCCGCGAACCGGGCGTGGTGGTGCTCGCAGACTGCGGGCGCGTCGATCCGGGTTCCCCGGCCGAGGCAATCGCGCGCCGCGCCGACGCCCTCGTCCTGGTGACCGGCACCCAGGGCGACGACCTCGCCCACACCGCGGCGCGCCTGGGCGAACTGGCCCGCTGGACCCCGCGCCCGGGCCTCCTGCTCACCGGAGACGGCTACCCGACCGCCGATGTCGAGCGCGAGCTGGGTGTACCGGCGATCGGCCGCATCCCGCACGACCCGGCCGCTGCCGCCACCTTGACCGGGCACCGGCCACCACCGGCCCGCCGCCGCGGTAACGGCGGCCTCGCCCACCAGGCCGCAGCCCTCGCCCGCACCCTCGCCGGACCCGCCGCCCCAGCCGCCCCGCCGTCGGCGAACGCGCCGGGGGCCGTACCAGGCGTGCCCGCCCAGCAGGTGCGCCATCAGCCGGGCGGCGGCGTCATCACCCCGCCCGGACCGGCACCTCACCCGCCGCGCCTGGTGCCCACGCCACCGCAGGTCAGCGATCCGCATCGCAACGGCCATCAGCCCAGCACCGCAGGGAAGGAGCCACCCGCATGA